The window ATCCACCAGCAAATTAACCACACCGACAAAAACTGCAATGATTACGATAATCCCCATGACAACCGGGATATCCCTCAGCTTAACAGCATTGATCAGAAGGCTTGCGACTCCGGGGATAGCAAATACAGTTTCCGTAACAATAGCACCGCCAACCAAATTTGCAAACTGGCTGCCGATACTGGTAACAACCGGCAGCATACCGTTTCTTAAAACATGCTTCATAATAATCCGGCCCTCAGAGGCCCCTTTGGATCTGGCGGTCCGGACATAGTCCAGTTTGTTGACCTCCAGAATACTGGTTCTGGTCAATCGCACCTGACCGGCAAGGGAAGCACTGGCTAACGTAATCGCCGGCAGAATAAAATGACGGACCGATCCCGCTCCGGTTGCCGGAAACCACCCCAACTGAATACAAAAGAAAATCTGTGCCATCAGCCCAAACCAAAAGGCTGGCAGAGATGAAAAAAGCATTGCCA of the Lacrimispora indolis DSM 755 genome contains:
- a CDS encoding ABC transporter permease, giving the protein MAKYVFKRILMLIPVVVGITMFIYIIMSMAPGDPAKLILGTDASYEEIVAKQLELGLDKPVLIRYFSYMKDVLIGNFGTSWYNGYDVMSEFVSRLPNTLSLGLMSMAIAAFIGIPLGVFAAVRQNGVLDYVTLVLAMLFSSLPAFWFGLMAQIFFCIQLGWFPATGAGSVRHFILPAITLASASLAGQVRLTRTSILEVNKLDYVRTARSKGASEGRIIMKHVLRNGMLPVVTSIGSQFANLVGGAIVTETVFAIPGVASLLINAVKLRDIPVVMGIIVIIAVFVGVVNLLVDLTYAFIDPRVKLGS